The Neorhodopirellula lusitana sequence GAACCGCTTGCGAGACGGCGGCCCCACGGCCACGTTTGCGTTGGCCAACTCACTTGCCGGTCCGCTGGCCATGATCGCAGCCGCGTGCCTGACCATTTTAGTCGATTCACGCCGCCGGCTCGCTCAACATGTCGGCTTCTACTCGATCGTCGCGGCGGCCGTGTGCCTGATCCTGTGGGCGTTGCTTATTTCAGGCAGTCGCAGCGGTGTTTGCTCGGTTGTTGTTGCGGGAATTGGCTTCGCCGCTGTCTCACTCGCACGCCCGCATTTTTCAATTGGCAAACGATTGATCGGCATCGCCGTTGTCGCCAGTGCTGCTGTCATGTCCTTGGCTGCGATGGCCCCGAATCGCGAGTGGTGGTCACACGCACCGGCCACGATTCAGTTACGACTGCAGTACTGGCGGTCCACTCTCGCGATGGTCTGGGACCACCCTTGGTTTGGAATCGGGCCGGGCAACTTCCAACTCGCGTATCAAAAGTATCGCGGTGCCAACGCACACGAACTCATCGCCGAACCTCACAACTTCTTCTTCGAATCGCTGGCTTGCGGTGGCTGGGTCGCCGCCCTGATGCTGCTGGCCTTTCTAATCGCAACGCTCACCCAAGCAGCGGAAGAAGCCAATTCGCCATCGAATCCGGACTCGCTTTCCACATTCGATTCCGATGGCAAGCAATCTTGGGGTCCTCGGCTCGCTGTCGCTGGTGGCGGAATCGCAGGCATCTTCGTTGCTTGGTACATCGGCATCACCACAGGTAACGTCCCCGACTTCGAGGCCCATCAATTTGCACTTCCAATCGCGATCGCCTTCGCCGCCGGTTGGCTGGTCTGGTCACCCAACATCGCTACGGAAATCAACTTCACCCGAGTCGGCACAGTCGCTTCGGCAGCCGGACTGATCCATCTTTGCTTCTCCAGCGGATGGTCCATTCCGGGTGTTGCCGTGGTCCTAGTGGGATTCGCAACCATGGCGGTCTCGGCACCAACCGCTGCTCCGGAGCCCACGTCCAAGCCAATGCCACCCACCCAAAGCACGGATACGAAGTCACCTTTCCGTACCGTCACACCCCACAGTCGAGCGACCGGTATCGCGATCGCGGTGACGGGCATCATCGCCTTGGGCACCATGTGGAACTTCTCGATCCGTCCGGTAGCAGCAACCCAGGCGACGCTGCAACGCATCGACGAGCTAATGCAACGTGGCCGAATCAGCACGGCAACACAACAATTACGAACATCGCTGCAGGTTGATCCCCTAGCAAGGCAGCCGGCAATTTGGCTGGCATCGATCGAGAACCGACGCTGGATCGCGTCCTATCTGCAATCCAAATCAACCACTCATTCGGCCGCGTTCACCACCGCCTTTGAAACCGCAGCCCAACGAATAGGCAATGATCCGTCACTCCTGAAGGCAATTGGCGACATGCACCTTCAGCGCTATCAAGTCGCCGGTCAGCCAGAAGATCTCCGTCAAGCGGCCGATGTGTTCGACCAAATGATCGATCTTTCGCCAACACACGAAGCCTACGTCGCGCAGGCAGCCGAGATCGCCTGGGAACAAAGTGATCGCGGCATCACGCCAAGGGTACCGCCCGACGACCTTGCTAAGCGAGCAATGGAGCTTTCTCAATCCGGCGGTGTGATCACTCGATTCCTGGCATTCCAGGTCATCCTGCCCGCCAAAGTCTTCGGTGATCGAGCGGCATCGACCTTCGTCACTGCATCAGCGGAGGATGTCTTTGCAGACCGCATGGCTGCTTCGCCTGAACAACCGAAGCAATCAGCTGGCGCCCTGCCGACGGAACGGTAACCCAACCCTAACGATGACGCGGCAAATCGATGGCCCATCCGAAAGCAGGCCTGCCCCCATCAAACGGCTCTCGGGGACCGAGAACCGCAACCTTAGCTGAAGCGATCGTTATTACGAAGCTTCGTAGCCGTTGGGGTTTTGCGACTGCCAACGCCAGCTGTCTCGGCACATGTCGTTGACATCCAAAGTGGTTGCCCAGCCAAGCTCTTCCTTCGCCTTGGTCGGGTCGGCATACGCGGCAACGATATCGCCGGCACGTCGCGGCGCGATCTCGTAGGGCAGTTTCTTCCCCGAGGCCGCCTCAAAGGCGTGTACCATTTCCAGCACGGTCGAGCCCGTACCGGTTCCCAGGTTATAGGTCACCACGCCAGGCTGTTTCGCCACGACCTGTTCCACTGCTGATACGTGAGCCTTGGCAAGATCAACCACGTGGATGTAGTCGCGGATGCAGGTCCCATCGCGAGTTTCGTAGTCGTCGCCGAAGATGTTCAGCTTGGCCAATTTGCCGACGGCCACTTGGGTGATGAACGGCAACAGATTGTTGGGGATACCGTTGGGATCTTCACCAATGTCGCCGCTGGCATGCGCGCCCACGGGATTAAAGTATCGCAACAGCGTGAAGTTCATGCTGCTATCGCTGACGTGAACATCTCGCATGATTTGTTCGGTCATCAGCTTCGTCCACCCATACGGGCTTTCCGCCGTCGCGGTGGGATGATCCTCCGTCAGCGGCAATTTCGTCGGCTCACCGTAGACCGTGCAAGACGAACTGTAGACCAGGTTCTTACAGCCCGCCGTCTGCATGGCTTCGATCAGATTGATCGTGCCGGAGACGTTGTTTTTATAGTAACGCAGCGGATATTCGACAGACTCCCCAACCGCCTTCATGGCTGCGAAGTGAATAACCGCGTCCGGCTGAACTTCCTTAAGCACTGCCAGTGTTTGCTCGCCATCGAGCAGGCTGAAACAACGCAAATCGACCTTTTTGCCCGTCAACTTTTCGACGCGTCGCAGTGATTCCTTGCTGCTATTGCTCAAATCATCGATGGCCGTCAGCTCGTGGCCGGCCTCCAGCAATTCCAGACAAGTATGGCTGCCGATGTACCCGGCACCGCCGGTGACTAAAATTTTCATCCAAAACTGCTTTCAAGTGGTTTGAGGCTGAGTCGTTTCGCTAACCCTAGGCCGCCAAAATTAACCATGGCACAAAGACGGCCTAACATACCGGAAATATCGGAAACAATGGGATCTTAGCCAGCTTCACCGGGCACGGTCGAGGCCCGCGACAAATGAAGGCTATGAGCATACGACAAATGGCTGCCAAGGCATGGATCAGACATTCCAGATTCCCCCGCCACCATTTCCGGCGTCCATCTCGCACTGGTAGATTGAAAGGGAGAGCTTGCCCCTCCCACAGAACGGTCTACCGGCGTTATCATGTCCATTGCAAACATTTCAAATTCCATGCGGTGAAAAATATGTCATTGAATATCGGTGTCGACGTCGGCGGAACAACATCGACCATTTGCGTGGGCGACGACGAGGGCCGCATCGTCAACATTTCGCCTCAATTCCCAACCCGAAACGCTGATGGCCCCGATGCCACGATCCAGGACATTGTCAACGCGATCGTCGCCGCGTTGACGAAACTGGATTCCGACCTAGGCGATGTCCGCCGCGTCACGATCGCGACCCCTGGCCCGGCAACGCGGGACGGCGTCCTCTCATCAACGCCGAACCTTCGAAGAGACATCTGGGAAAACTGCCCCATTCGAGAACTCCTGCAACTTCAGCTGCAAAACACCGCCACAGCCGCCGGGTTAAAAAACACCAATGACCTCACCGCTGGCTACGTCGGTGACGGCCAGGCCGCAGCCTTGGGGGAGTTCGCCGCCCGACGTGGTGACGTCTCTTTTGCATCCGACGTGGACGTTTCGTTGGGGATCGATCCGGGACAAACCCAAACCGATCTGGACTCGTTGTTCATGGTTGCGGTGGGCACCGGACTTGGCGGTGGCGAAGTTCGCGGTGGCAAAGTGATTCAAGGTGCCGAGGGCCGCGCGGGGCACGCGGGACACATCATGCTTCCCGCCGACGCATTTCGCTACGACCACGATCGCACACTTCAGGTCGGCAATGCCACCAGCACCGTGGAATCGGCGGTATCACTCACCGCACTGACGCACCAAGTGGGCTATCGCTTACAACTGCCACAATGGAAAGACCACGCCCTGAATCAAGTCCCCGGGACCGACAAAGATCGCGCCAAACTACTGCGAGAACTGGCGGCCAATGGCGATGCGTTGGCATTGGAACTATTCGAAGATCAAGCGAAAGCCTTGGGCGTGGCGTTGCTATGCATCCAGTACATCGGCGACTACGACGTCCTAGTCATTGGTGGCGGGGTCTGTGATCTCTCAACCCAGGTACGCAGCCAATACCTGACCACCGCGAAGCAATCGTTCTATGACCGAGCACTGGATGGCTTCCGAAGTTTCGATCGCATTGAGTTCTCGCGATGCGGAGACCATGCCTCCGTGATTGGCGCCTATTTCCATGCTCTGGGCAATTGAAGCAACGCAAACAATCCATCCGGCCGAGCTCGAAACGAAGAAACCGGCAGGTGGCGAAACTTGTAAACGGCCAAATTCGTCAGCGGCGGAAACTGCAGCCCAACAAATGATCATTGACGATCCCCATGGCTTGCATGAACGCATAGCAGGTCGTGGGTCCCACAAACTTCCATCCCCGTTTTTTGAGTTCTTTGCTCATCAACGTGGACTCTTCCGTTATTGCCGGAACGTCAGCAAAAAGGGTTGGGATGGAATCGGATGCCGGCTGGAATTGCCAAAAGAAATCGGACAACGATCCTTCAGCTTCCTGCATCTCAATGGCTCGTGCCGCGTTATTGATCGTCGCCTCGATCTTTCCACGGTGCCGAATGATGCTCGCGTCCAGGACCAGCCGATCGACCTGTTTCGCTGACCAACCCGCGATCTCGACAAACTCAAAATTAGCAAACGCGGTTCGGAAGTTCTCGCGGCGTTTCAAGATCGTCAGCCATGACAGCCCACTCTGAAATCCCTCCAAGCAAATCTTCTCAAACAGCGTCCGGTCGCTGGTCACCGGAATCCCCCATTCCTCGTCGTGATACTTCTGATAAAGCGGATCGCCGACACACCAACGGCAACGAGCGTGATTGTCAGGACCGGTCACGAGGTCCGATTCGGTAGTTCCAAGCGGCATAGTCATCCCAGTCGACTCAGGAATTCACACGTTTAGTGAACACGATAGCGAACGCAGGAACCCTGTGACACCTTGACGAAGATCAGCGTTTTGGCGTCTCATACAGGGGCACAAGCTCCTCTTCGATGATCCAATTATGACCTCATCCTCCGCCGACTCCCGCTCGTTCGGTCCCGACCAAATCGAGGCCATGATTCCCCACCGCCAGCCCATGCGGCTGATCGATGAAGTGGTGGAGCTAACCGAATCCACGATCCACGCTCGAAAAACGTTTTCCCCCGACGACTTCTTCGTCCAAGGACACTTCCCCGAAGTCCCGCTGGTTCCCGGCGTGATCCAGTGCGAATGCTGCCTGCAAGCGGGCGCGGTTCTGCTTAGTTCCCACACGCCGGACGCCGGTGACTTCATCCCGGTCGCCACCCGGATGGACAGCGTGAAATTCAAAAACATGGTCCGCCCTGGCGATACAGTCGAAATCCACGTCACGCTGAAGGAGCGACTCGCCAACGCATTCTTCCTGTCGGGAAAAATGCTGCTAAACGGCAAAACGACCACCCGGCTCGAATTTGCCTGCAGTATCACCTCGCCTCCCAAATCAGCCCCGCCCGAAAGCGATCCAGCTGAAAAAACAGACACCCTGGAAAACAACGAGGCGACCTCGTGAGCGATACCAACGCAAACCCCACGCCTCCCGATCCAGCCAAGCAGGAAGCAGCTGACTTCCTGCAAGTCGCCGGCAAGACGTTCCTAGTCATGGGCGTCGCCAACCGGAAAAGTGTTGCCTGGGCCATCGCCCAACAAATCGAGCAGGGTGGCGGGGAAGTGATCTACACCGTCCGCAGTGACGCACGCCAAGAAACCACCGCCAAGCTGCTGAAGAATCGGCGCGTCATTGTTTGCGATGTCGAACAACAAACACAAATCGATCAACTCGCCGAAACCTTGGCCCAGGATCAAGTCAAGCTATCCGGATTGGTGCATGCGATCGCCTTTGCCGACTACAGCGAAGGCATGCGACCGTTCCACGAAACGACTCGAAAGCAGTTCCTGCAGGCGATCGATATTTCAGCGTTTTCGCTAATCGCGGTTTGCAATGCGGTCCGAGAAATTCTGACAAAGGACGCTTCGGTCGTCACGATTGGCATCAGCACGACTCGCATGGCTAGCGAAAGCTACGGTTTCATGGCCCCGATCAAGGCCGCCCTGGAATCTTCGCTTGCGTTTTTGACCAAGTCATTCAGCCGGTTTAGCGAGGTTCGTTTCAACGCAGTTGCCGCTGGCCTGTTAAAAACGAGTGCCTCAGCTGGTATTCCTGGCTACGTTGATTCATACCTGTATGCCGAAAAGGTCATTCCACGCGGTCGCGCACTCGCGACAGAAGAAGTCGCCTCGACGGCCACGTTCCTATTGTCCCCACGGTCAAGCGGAATCACGTCTCAAGCGATTGTGGTCGATGCCGGTATGTCGACCAACTACTTTGACGCCGCAGTCGTCGGTGCAGTGACCGATGCCTCGGTTGACTAACTGAACTTCGTCAACCATTCAATTTCCCTTTCCCAGCACACCATTCATTTCGGTCCAATGGCTCAAGCGATCTATATCAACGGCAACTACTTCACCCGCGAAGATGCCAAAATCAGCGTTTATGACCACGGCTTGCTCTACGGCGACGGCGTGTTCGAAGGCATGCGAATCTACGCTGGCAAGGTGTTTGCACTGGAAGACCATCTCGTCCGCTTGTACGAGTCGGCTCGTGCGATCGCCTTGACCATTCCAATCGACATCGACGCGATGCGTGCGGCGACCGTTGATACCGTTGCCAAGAATGGACTCACCGAAGCCTACGTACGCTTGGTCGTCACGCGAGGCGGGAACCAACTCGGGCTCAACCCGTTCGCGTGTGAAGATCCACAAGTCATCATCATCGTGGACACGATTTCGCTGTACCCTGAAAAGTACTACACCGAAGGACTCGACCTGGTCACGGCATCGACCATTCGCAATCACCCCGCGGCCCTCAGTCCACGTGTCAAATCGCTAAACTACCTCAACAACATCATGGCGAAGATTGAAGCGATCCGCGCCGGTTGCGTGGAAGCCGTGATGCTCAACCACAAAGGCGAGGTCGCTGAATGCACGGGCGATAACATCTTCATCATTCGTCGCGGACGACTCGTCACACCGCCAATCCACGCTGGCATCCTGGAAGGCATCACCCGCAACACCGTGATCGAACTGGCTCGCAAGGCGGGAATGGAAGTGGTGGAAGAAACAATGACCCGCCACGACCTGTTCATTGCCGAAGAGTGCTTCCTAACCGGCAGTGCCGCCGAAGTGATCCCAGCGGTCAAACTGGACGGCCGGTTGATCGCCGACGGCAAAGTGGGCCCGATCACTCAAAAACTGAACGAACTATTCAAAGAACACGTTCGGAACCAGTAGCAAAGACGCACAGTGATCGCATAACCAAACACCGAGCGTTTTCAAAACGAAAACGTTCGGTGGAAGTAGCTTGCGTCAACGACGTCAATCTGAAGAAAGCGACTTCGCGAACCGCTGCCGAAAAGCCAGAAGCAGCCGACGAAGTCGACTAGGCAGGAAGGGTTTCGCGAACCAGCGAGGTGACCACGCCAAGGACTTCATCGCCCGCACCCGCCGTTGCCGTTCCCAGCGACGCATGGGATGACTCCCAGATCCGCAGGGCAACCTCGCCACTGTGAAGCTTCGCGAGGATCAACGCGCCTGGAGCAACGTCGTCACTCGCTTCAATCACTAAAAAGTCGCCGTCCAAAATATTGCGATGGACCAGCGAGTTACCCGAGACCTGCACCACAAAGCGTTCGCCCGTGGCGAGCACCTTGCCCAAGTCAATCGTCCCGGTTGGATTCAAGTCCAACTGCACAGGCTGGTCCGACACCACGCCCATCATCACCAAACCGGTCTTCGAACGAGCGTTCCCATCGGTCAACTCAATCGCACGGGACTTGTTCGCTTTACGAACAATTAATCCCTTTCGCTCCAAAGCGCGCAGGTGACACATCACCCCGTTAGGACTCTTGATTCCAAAGTGTTCGCCAATCTCGCGAACAGTAGGCCCATAGCCGCGATCTTGTATCAACGAGCGTATCAGCTCATACACGTCCTTCTGCCGGTCAGTGAGTTGCGGCTTGATCATAGGTTCTCTTACGGCAGGGCAATTCATGTAGTGGGAACTGCGAAAGAAGGCGGGAGGAGATGCGAGAGTTAGAGCTCGATATCAAATTGATGACGGTAGTCTAACGATAATTTATACATCAACTATCACTATCCACGCGTGCACGCGCTTCAATTTTCTCACTGCCATCAATATAAGGGGCAACGAAACCCCGCCAACTAATACAACCAGTACATTCCGACGATGATCGCGCCCACGGGCAGACACCAGTACGCAAACCAATGCAAACGGTCCTCTTTGCTCCAGCGGATCAGCCATTTCAAGGCAAACACACCGACTGCCATCGCAGTGATAGCGCCGATGCATAGTATCGACCCGGAAAGAGCCGAGGTCGCCGCACTGCCATCAAGTAGATCTTTGATCGCCAATGTCGTCGCACCGCAGATCGCAGGAATGGCCAACAAGAAAGAGAATGTGACCGAGTCATCTTTGCCAAGCCCCATCAATCGGCCGCCTAGAATCGTCGAACCGCTACGACTGATTCCCGGCAAGATCGCTACCGCCTGGAAACAACCGACAACAAGCGCGCCCAACCACCCCATTCGCTCGTAACGGCCATCGGTCGCCGGCAACCTGCCAAGGATGATCAACAGCACTCCGGTGACCATCAACATCGCCCCGGCCAACAGCGGACTGCGAATTAACCAGGGGAACGCTTCCTTGATCGTCAGTCCCACCACCACGGCGGGCAACGTGCCGATCACAAGCAACACGATCACGCGGCGGTCACGCGATAAAAGGTCCAGGATTTTTCGCCAATAGACGATCAATATCGAACCGAGTGTCCCGGCATGCAGGATGATTTCCAGCGTGGCTGACTCACCCAATTCGCCCAGCATGGATCCAAGAATGACGAGGTGCCCCGATGAACTGATCGGAAGAAACTCCGCGATTCCCTGAACGACAGCCAGGATCAAAACTCGATACAAGTCGGACACGATTCAAAGTCTGGGTTAAAGTGTGGCACTGCGATTTGTCTAACCTACTTAAGGGTGCTCGCTCGCCAGTATTCCACCCACAAAATTCATCACAAAACCTCTCGCCTAAAGATCTCCGTGACGGCAAACTCCGAGAATACCGACTGGAACGATTCCGACGCCCAATCCGATCCATCCGATTCGGCTGTCACTGCCCCCCAAATCAATCCCCACAACGACCGCGATTCCCACACCGTAGCGGGTGATGCGATCAACGTGTTTCGTGGTTTTTGTATGGGTGCCGCGGACACAGTCCCCGGCGTTAGCGGTGGGACTGTCGCCTTAATCTTGGGCCACTACGACCGATTGATCGCCGCGATCAGCCATGTCGATTCAGAAGCGGTCGCCATGCTGATTGGGGGCAACTGGCGTGCACTGGCCAATAAGCTCGACCTTCGTTTCCTAGTCGCACTCGGGATTGGGATCGTGACCGGCATTGGGCTGCTCGCCGGACTAATGCACTGGCTGCTACACGAACGCATGAACGAAACCATGGCGGTCTTTTTTGGCCTCGTGCTCGCCAGCGTGTGGGTAGTTCGGCGAAACGTTTCCTCGTGGAGCATTGGACGAGTGATCGGGCTCGCGGCCGGCATCGCAGGCGCGTTGGCGATTTCACAAATCCCGGCCAGCGTGGGTGAGGTCAGCACAGCCTACCTCTTCTTCAGCGCCTCGATCGCAATCTGCGCCATGATCTTGCCTGGCATCAGCGGCGCATTCGTCTTGTTACTGTTCGGCGTCTACGAACCCGTGATTGGAATGATCAAAGACTTCGTCAAAGGGAACTTCGACGCCGAGTCAATTACTCAACTGTTCGTCTTCGCAGCGGGCTGCGGCTTTGGCCTACTCGCGTTCTCGAGACTGCTTAACTACCTGTTGTCCAGACACCGCGATACCACCATGGCAACGCTCATCGGACTGATGATCGGGTCCGTCGGTCGCCTATGGCCACTGCAAGTTGTCACCCCGGAAACAGCTGACCTGAAACTCAAGTTCCAAAAGTTCAACTTCGTATCGCCAGCCGACTACGACGGCAGCATCGTCACGCTCGTTGTCCTCGCGATCGTAGCGGCGGGAGTCGTGGTCATCGCCGATCACATCACACGCAAGAACCTGACTGCTTAACCCCGCCTCGAATCACTTCCCCCAACGGAAGCGGCTGCCGGCTTGATCCGAGCGATCGCTCGGGCGGCAACCTTAGGCAGCCCGCGCTGAATCGCAGCCCAGTCTGGCTGCGCCCCCTTCTTGGGACGGACCACCAATTCATAACCGCCGGGAATCCGATCTCGCTGAGTACGAAACGACTCACGGATCAGCCGCTTCCAACGGTTCCGAACGACCGCATTGCCAGTCTTTTTAGGGATCGTGACCCCCAACCGAGTCACGTCAAACGGCACCGACTTCGCTGACGCACGCTCGTCTTCCACGGAACGCTGCATCGCAAACACCACGATCGTGCCGTCGGCAGCGCAACCACCGCGGCGGAGCACGCGAGTAAAATCGTCACCTTTGACGACCCGCATCGACTTGGGGAATTTCGCATCAGAAGTGCTGGTCACAACAGGTCCCTTCTCACACTTCCGCGCCGGCCACAGCGGACTGCGTCGCCACAAACCGCACATCACCGCCCACGATTGTGTGAGTGACCAAGGCGTGTAGCTGACGCCCTTCCATCGGACTGCTCTGGCACTTCGACAAGAACGCTTCAGGGCGTACCGTCCAAGTCGCCTCGGGATCAATCACGACCACGTCGGCAACGGCCCCTAAACTAAGCGTGCCAGCATCTAACTTGGCAATCTTCGCCGGGTTGGTCGACAAACACT is a genomic window containing:
- a CDS encoding O-antigen ligase family protein produces the protein MSPALHSARQWAVLGAASALTVWAIYQPGDSTAVEQGLSLGLTFCVLFWVTAAASTDQLATPLRFNWRNTSHWVDALPLLLAGWVFLAGWVAAGCFSAELPKIGGNLRAATNEGWWWLAAAGWWIVSRRMMARPGSRSAMTGLLISVGVLLAVHTLHQQYISLPQTLRDYEANPDQQLALAGVVAPSGSAERMIFENRLRDGGPTATFALANSLAGPLAMIAAACLTILVDSRRRLAQHVGFYSIVAAAVCLILWALLISGSRSGVCSVVVAGIGFAAVSLARPHFSIGKRLIGIAVVASAAVMSLAAMAPNREWWSHAPATIQLRLQYWRSTLAMVWDHPWFGIGPGNFQLAYQKYRGANAHELIAEPHNFFFESLACGGWVAALMLLAFLIATLTQAAEEANSPSNPDSLSTFDSDGKQSWGPRLAVAGGGIAGIFVAWYIGITTGNVPDFEAHQFALPIAIAFAAGWLVWSPNIATEINFTRVGTVASAAGLIHLCFSSGWSIPGVAVVLVGFATMAVSAPTAAPEPTSKPMPPTQSTDTKSPFRTVTPHSRATGIAIAVTGIIALGTMWNFSIRPVAATQATLQRIDELMQRGRISTATQQLRTSLQVDPLARQPAIWLASIENRRWIASYLQSKSTTHSAAFTTAFETAAQRIGNDPSLLKAIGDMHLQRYQVAGQPEDLRQAADVFDQMIDLSPTHEAYVAQAAEIAWEQSDRGITPRVPPDDLAKRAMELSQSGGVITRFLAFQVILPAKVFGDRAASTFVTASAEDVFADRMAASPEQPKQSAGALPTER
- the galE gene encoding UDP-glucose 4-epimerase GalE — encoded protein: MKILVTGGAGYIGSHTCLELLEAGHELTAIDDLSNSSKESLRRVEKLTGKKVDLRCFSLLDGEQTLAVLKEVQPDAVIHFAAMKAVGESVEYPLRYYKNNVSGTINLIEAMQTAGCKNLVYSSSCTVYGEPTKLPLTEDHPTATAESPYGWTKLMTEQIMRDVHVSDSSMNFTLLRYFNPVGAHASGDIGEDPNGIPNNLLPFITQVAVGKLAKLNIFGDDYETRDGTCIRDYIHVVDLAKAHVSAVEQVVAKQPGVVTYNLGTGTGSTVLEMVHAFEAASGKKLPYEIAPRRAGDIVAAYADPTKAKEELGWATTLDVNDMCRDSWRWQSQNPNGYEAS
- a CDS encoding ROK family protein, giving the protein MSLNIGVDVGGTTSTICVGDDEGRIVNISPQFPTRNADGPDATIQDIVNAIVAALTKLDSDLGDVRRVTIATPGPATRDGVLSSTPNLRRDIWENCPIRELLQLQLQNTATAAGLKNTNDLTAGYVGDGQAAALGEFAARRGDVSFASDVDVSLGIDPGQTQTDLDSLFMVAVGTGLGGGEVRGGKVIQGAEGRAGHAGHIMLPADAFRYDHDRTLQVGNATSTVESAVSLTALTHQVGYRLQLPQWKDHALNQVPGTDKDRAKLLRELAANGDALALELFEDQAKALGVALLCIQYIGDYDVLVIGGGVCDLSTQVRSQYLTTAKQSFYDRALDGFRSFDRIEFSRCGDHASVIGAYFHALGN
- a CDS encoding DNA-3-methyladenine glycosylase I, with amino-acid sequence MTMPLGTTESDLVTGPDNHARCRWCVGDPLYQKYHDEEWGIPVTSDRTLFEKICLEGFQSGLSWLTILKRRENFRTAFANFEFVEIAGWSAKQVDRLVLDASIIRHRGKIEATINNAARAIEMQEAEGSLSDFFWQFQPASDSIPTLFADVPAITEESTLMSKELKKRGWKFVGPTTCYAFMQAMGIVNDHLLGCSFRR
- a CDS encoding 3-hydroxyacyl-ACP dehydratase FabZ family protein, coding for MTSSSADSRSFGPDQIEAMIPHRQPMRLIDEVVELTESTIHARKTFSPDDFFVQGHFPEVPLVPGVIQCECCLQAGAVLLSSHTPDAGDFIPVATRMDSVKFKNMVRPGDTVEIHVTLKERLANAFFLSGKMLLNGKTTTRLEFACSITSPPKSAPPESDPAEKTDTLENNEATS
- a CDS encoding SDR family oxidoreductase, translating into MGVANRKSVAWAIAQQIEQGGGEVIYTVRSDARQETTAKLLKNRRVIVCDVEQQTQIDQLAETLAQDQVKLSGLVHAIAFADYSEGMRPFHETTRKQFLQAIDISAFSLIAVCNAVREILTKDASVVTIGISTTRMASESYGFMAPIKAALESSLAFLTKSFSRFSEVRFNAVAAGLLKTSASAGIPGYVDSYLYAEKVIPRGRALATEEVASTATFLLSPRSSGITSQAIVVDAGMSTNYFDAAVVGAVTDASVD
- the ilvE gene encoding branched-chain-amino-acid transaminase, which gives rise to MAQAIYINGNYFTREDAKISVYDHGLLYGDGVFEGMRIYAGKVFALEDHLVRLYESARAIALTIPIDIDAMRAATVDTVAKNGLTEAYVRLVVTRGGNQLGLNPFACEDPQVIIIVDTISLYPEKYYTEGLDLVTASTIRNHPAALSPRVKSLNYLNNIMAKIEAIRAGCVEAVMLNHKGEVAECTGDNIFIIRRGRLVTPPIHAGILEGITRNTVIELARKAGMEVVEETMTRHDLFIAEECFLTGSAAEVIPAVKLDGRLIADGKVGPITQKLNELFKEHVRNQ
- the lexA gene encoding transcriptional repressor LexA, with product MIKPQLTDRQKDVYELIRSLIQDRGYGPTVREIGEHFGIKSPNGVMCHLRALERKGLIVRKANKSRAIELTDGNARSKTGLVMMGVVSDQPVQLDLNPTGTIDLGKVLATGERFVVQVSGNSLVHRNILDGDFLVIEASDDVAPGALILAKLHSGEVALRIWESSHASLGTATAGAGDEVLGVVTSLVRETLPA
- a CDS encoding undecaprenyl-diphosphate phosphatase; translated protein: MSDLYRVLILAVVQGIAEFLPISSSGHLVILGSMLGELGESATLEIILHAGTLGSILIVYWRKILDLLSRDRRVIVLLVIGTLPAVVVGLTIKEAFPWLIRSPLLAGAMLMVTGVLLIILGRLPATDGRYERMGWLGALVVGCFQAVAILPGISRSGSTILGGRLMGLGKDDSVTFSFLLAIPAICGATTLAIKDLLDGSAATSALSGSILCIGAITAMAVGVFALKWLIRWSKEDRLHWFAYWCLPVGAIIVGMYWLY
- a CDS encoding DUF368 domain-containing protein, whose product is MTANSENTDWNDSDAQSDPSDSAVTAPQINPHNDRDSHTVAGDAINVFRGFCMGAADTVPGVSGGTVALILGHYDRLIAAISHVDSEAVAMLIGGNWRALANKLDLRFLVALGIGIVTGIGLLAGLMHWLLHERMNETMAVFFGLVLASVWVVRRNVSSWSIGRVIGLAAGIAGALAISQIPASVGEVSTAYLFFSASIAICAMILPGISGAFVLLLFGVYEPVIGMIKDFVKGNFDAESITQLFVFAAGCGFGLLAFSRLLNYLLSRHRDTTMATLIGLMIGSVGRLWPLQVVTPETADLKLKFQKFNFVSPADYDGSIVTLVVLAIVAAGVVVIADHITRKNLTA
- the rnpA gene encoding ribonuclease P protein component — protein: MTSTSDAKFPKSMRVVKGDDFTRVLRRGGCAADGTIVVFAMQRSVEDERASAKSVPFDVTRLGVTIPKKTGNAVVRNRWKRLIRESFRTQRDRIPGGYELVVRPKKGAQPDWAAIQRGLPKVAARAIARIKPAAASVGGSDSRRG